TGGTGGTGCGCGACCTCTATCACTCTGGCCGCCTGCACACCAACATTGAGATCCTGCTTGAAGGCGAAGAAGAGATTGGCAGCGGAAACCTACGCCGCTATCTCGCCCGGCGGCCGTGCCCGGTTTCTCCCGCCGAGGCGGTACTCTTTCCTTCCCTGTGCGAATACGGCGGCGGTGCGCCGCGAATTTACCTGGGTTTCACCGGCCGCAGCGGCGGCCGCCTGGTGGTGAAAGGCGGCAGTTGGGGAGGCCCGAAAGCGGCAATTCACGCCAGCAACGCCGCATGGATTGATAACCCTGTCTGGCGGCTGGTGCAGGCATTAAGCACTCTTGCCCCACCTCACGCCAATGGCGTACTCGAAACGGGCGAACTGGATGAAGAAGCCAGTTCAATTCTGGATAATCTCGCGCTGGAATTTAATCTGGCGGACGAGCTGACCTTCCGCCGCAGCGAAAAATACGCTATCAGCGGCGACAGCTTCAGCAATCTGGCTTACCTGCTGGGCAGCGCGGTGCTGAGCGTTTCTGAGATAGCCAGCCTGCCCCGCGGCGCTCAGGGCGTTATCCCCCCGGAAGCCTTCGCCGATTTGGTGCTAAGAACTCCGCCTGTGGTGGATGGCGAACGCCTGATGCGGCGCATAAAAGAACAGCTTGCCAGCCCGGCGCTCGCCGGGGCGGTGCTGGAGCCAGGGGACAGCTATCCCGGCTACCGTTTCAGCATTGATGACGCCGGCGTGCTTGAGCTGATGGCGAGCTATCACCAGCAGCAGGCAAAACCACAAATCTGGCCCTGGGCGCCCGGCTGCGCGCCGGCCTACGCCTTCGCCCCTGTAGCCCCGGCCTTCCTGATAGGTGGCCTGGGCTACGGCGGCAACGCCCACGGCGTGAACGAATTCGTCACGCTCAGGGGCTTACAGCGTTACCAACAATCGATTAATGACTGGCTACTCGCCTTTTAATCACAGCCAGCCCCCCGGGAACCAGACAGGATAATGCATGAAAAACGTGAATGATTTTGAACGTATTACGCTAGGGTTCTTCCCCACGCCGCTTGAAGCTTTGCCGCGCCTGAGCGAAACGCTGGGCCTAAGAGTAAAAATTAAGCGTGACGACTACAGCGGGTTTGGCGGCGGCGGGAACAAAGTCCGCAAACTGGAATACCTGATGGCCGAAGCCTGCCGCGAAGGGGTAAAAGTGGTGATCACCACCGGCGGCCACCAGTCTAACCATGCGCGAATGGTCGCTGCGGCAGCCCGTAAATTTGGCATGAAGCCGGTGCTGGTTCTACGCGGCGATGAGCCACAGACTTATCAGGGCAACCTCCTGCTGGACAAACTGTTTGGGGCAGAGCTGCAGTTCCTCGATCCGGAAGGCTACTTCACCCAAATCGAAGGCGCGATGCAAGCCCATGCCGATGCCGCAGCCGCGCGCGGAGAAAAGCCGATGATCATTCCGCTCGGGGGCGCCACGGCCCTGGGCGCGCTGGGCTACGTTCGCGCCGTTGAAGAGATGGATGCCCAGCTTCGCGCCGCAGGCGAGCCTGCCCCGGACGTTATTATCGCCCCAACAGGCTCCGGCGGAACGCTGGCCGGACTGTATGTCGGCGCCCGCCGCTACTGGCCGAAAACGCAAATTATTGGCGTCAGCGTCAGCGCCAAAGCCGACTGGTTCCAGACCCGAATTTCCGCCATGGCCGACGATTGTGCTCGCCTGCTTGACTGGGATCAAAGCTGGGAACCGCAGGATATCCTGATTGAAGACGGCTTTGTCGGCAGCGCCTACGGAGTGCCTTCTGAAGGCGGCATTGAGGCAATTTATCAGGTCGCCCAGCAGGAAGGCGTGCTGCTGGATCCGGTTTACACTGGTAAAGCGATGCACGGTTTAATCACCCTCGCCAAAGCAGGCCGCATTGCCGCCGACAGCAGCGTTATTTTCATGCACTGCGGGGGCTCTCCGGCGCTTTATCCGTTCGCCCAAAAAATCCTGGAGCACTGATCATGCAGATATTGAACCGTCAGCAGGTTGCCTGTCTGGGAGGCAATGACCCGGTACAGGCGTTGCAGGACATTGAGGACACCGTGCGGTTGCTCAGGCGCGGCGAGGCGGTGATGCCTGCCGAAACCCACGTCAACCTCGACACGCCGCTGGGAAAAGTCTATGCCCTGCCGGCAAGGGTTGGCGGGCGGTTCAATGCCACAGGCGTAAAGTGGACGGCGCACCGGCCTCGCGCAAACGACGGCTATCCGCAGGCTATGGCCACTACCTTGCTCAATCGCGCGGACAACGGCTTACCCATTGGCCTTGTGGAAAGCGGCAGCCTGACCGCGACTCGAACGGCCGCCGTGTCGGCCCTCGCCTTAAAACTGGCGGCACCTCGCCGCCCTGCACGTATTTTATTACTTGGCGCTGGCGTGCAGGCCCGGGCTCATCTCGAGATGCTCGCCGCGCATTTTCCCGATCTGGAGATGGTCTATTGCTGGAATAAAACGCCGGAACCCGTCGCCGATATGCTCAGCCATGCCGACGAACTCCCCTGGCCCGTGACCCAGTTTGAAACATTAAGCGATGCGCTTCGCCAGCACTGGGATGCGCTCATTACCTGTACCAGCGCCAGCGAGCCGTTTTTGCGGCCGGGCATCTGGCGTGCCGGAACGATGGTGCTGCAAATTGGCTACCACGAAGTGGCCTTTGAGACAATTGCCGCCGCCGACAAAGTGGTGGTCGACAGCTGGGGAGACTTCAAGCTGACCAGCGCCAAAAGCCTGTTCCAGATGTACCGCGCCGGGCTTTTTGATGAGCAAAACGTGGCGGCGGATGTAACAAACTTGCTGGTGGATGGCTGGCGTCCTGCCGAAACGGACAAAGTTTATTTTTCCTCTTTCGGCCTCAACGTGTTTGATATCGCCCTTGCCGCTCGCGTGCTGCGTGCTGCCGCCGAACAGGGCAAAGGCAGCAACCTGCCCTTTGGCTGGGAGGCTGCCGATGCTGATTAACGCCAACGAGCTGAAAAAGCGTCTCGCGGGCGGCGAGGCATTTGCGCTGATAGATGTCCGGGAGCAAGAAGCCTGGGAGTCGGCCTCCCTACCCGGCGCGGTCAGTCTGAACGTCTACGACTATTTTGTCGCGGACTCTACCCCGAAAGGTTACGCCGCGATGGCCGGGGCCTTTGTTCATGCCTGGCAACAGCTCCAAATCGCAAACGGGGCCACGCCGGTGTTCTTCGAGCAAACCCTGGGCATGCGTTCTCCGCGTGGCCTGTGGTTTTTGTGGTTTGCGCTGGGCAAAGAAGGATTGATCCTGGACGGCGGCCTGGAGGCCTGGGTCGCAATCGGGGGCAAACTAGCGCCCGGCCAAGGCCTGGCGGCGATTGTTTCTGAGGCTGGCGCACCTGAACGCCAGCCAGCCCTGCCTCAGCTGGCCGCCACCCGCGCCGAAACGATCGATGCCGATCCGGGCACAACTCTGCGGCTGGATGCCCGCAGGCCGGCGGAATATGACGGCAGTTTTGTACACGAGTGCTGTGCGCGAGCGGGACGCATTCCAGGATCAACGCTGATGTTCTGGGAAGATGTGGTCGAGCATGGTCGGTTCAAATCCGCCGAAGCACTGGCGAGCCTTGCCGCTGAAGCCGGATTTACGCCGTCAAAAAGAGTTATCATCTGGTGCCACAGGGGCGCTCGCGCCGCCACGGTTCTGGTGGCGCTAAAACTGGCAGGTTACCAGGATGTGGCCGTTTATGTCGGCTCCTGGCACGAATGGGCCAGCCACCCGGAATTACCGCTGCTCTGCGGCAAATAATCACACTGCATTACGCAGCTTCAGCGCCTGCTGAATATCCGGCGCGGCGGCGATCAGCTGCTTCGTGTATTCATGCTGTGGCCGGTCGAGTACCTGCTTTGTGGCGCCGGTTTCCACGATTTCACCGCGATACAGCACCACAACTCTGTCACACGCCTGGCGCACGGCGCCAAGATCGTGGCTGATAAACAGCACGGTTAGCCCCAAACGGTCACGCAGATCGGCGAGTAATGCGAGGATCTGGCCTCGCACGGAGAGATCCAGCGCCGAAACCGCTTCGTCGGCTACCAGCAGCTCGGGTTCAAGCGCCAGCGCGCGGGCAATGGCAATACGCTGGCGCTGCCCGCCGGAAAAAGCCGACGGCAGACGGCCTGCCGCAGCGGTATCCAGCCCGACGAGCGCCAGCAATTCGCGAACGCGACCTTGAACTTCCCCCGCTGGCCTTAATTTATGCACGCGCAGCGGTTCAGCTATCTGCTCTCCCACCGACATTTTGGGATCGAGGCTCGCGTAGGGATCCTGGAAAATAATCTGAGCCCGGCGGCGCATCCCCTGCTGTTGCTCTCGGCTGGCGCGGCGCACGTCCAGCCCGTCAAAAATAATGGTGCCGCTGTCTGCCGGAATTAAGCCTATTGCAGCCCTGCCGAGCGTCGTTTTACCCGAACCTGACTCACCGATCAGCCCGACAATTTCGCCCCGCTCGATTTCGAGGCTGGTGGGTTTCAGCACGGTCTGGCGACCGGCAGGGAAAAACGGCAGCGCATGCGCCTGCGGGTAGCTTTTGGTGAGCTGCGACAGCTGCACCAGCGGCGAACGGGTGACGTCTTTGCGTCTGGCGGCCTGAGGCTCTGGCTGAGAAGCGGCAATCAGTCGGCGGGTATAGTCAGCCTGTGGCGCGGTGAGCAGCGTGGGCACCTCCCCCTGCTCAACAATGTTGCCCTGATACAGCACGCAGGCACGGTCCGCGTAGCGTGCCACCACGCTCAAATCATGGGTGATAAACAAAATGCCCATCGCCATTTCCTGCTGCAGCTCCTGGAGCAGGGCCAGAATTTGTGCCTGAATGGTGACGTCCAGCGCGGTGGTTGGCTCGTCGGCAATCAGCAGCGCGGGCTTGCAGCTAATGGCGCTGGCAATCATCACGCGCTGGCGCATCCCGCCGGAAAGCTGGTGAATGTACTGCCTCGCACGCTGTTCGGGATTAACAATGCCCACCCTGTCCAGCAGAGCGACCGCCTCACGGTGTGCCTGCCTCCAGCTGAGTTTATGGTGGCGCACCAACACTTCCGCGATTTGCTCCCCCACTTTCAGCACCGGGTTCATGCTGCTCATCGGTTCCTGAAAAATTGTGGCAATTTGCTGCCCGCGAAGCTCGCGCGGATAGGTTTGCCCAACCGCCGAGACAACCTGCCCGTTAAACGTCACGTCGCCGCCCGTTTGCCGGACGCCGGCCGGAAGTAGCCCCATGACCGCCAGCGAGGTTAGGGTTTTCCCTGAGCCAGATTCACCGACCAGGGCAACAATCTCCCGGCGTGAAACGCTGAATGACGCATCCTTCACCAGGGGTTTGCCTTCCAGCGTATTGATGCAGAGTGAATTTACGGTTAACAGCGGGTTTTGATCGGCCATACGGGTTCCAGATGAGCGCTAACATCGTGATTTTTGAGACTATAATATCTGCCCCGATGCGACAAGATGATTTGCTGATAGCTTATTCATTTGGTCTTACTCTCCGGCGTTATTTATACTTCAGTCATACAAACCTGATGTGACTGGCGCCATGACGACCCAAATTCTTCCCCGCCGCTGGGCGCTGCCCGCCGGCCTGCTGGCCCTGTTGTTAAGCGTACTGGCGCTGGTGTTTATCAGCCATCACTGGAGCGCTTTTATTCAGTGGTGCCTGAGTGTGCAGATAAGTCTGCACCGCTATCTGGTCTTCTATTTACTGCAAATCAATAATCACCAGTACAGCGGCGGCGTTTGGCTGCTGATTGGCAGCTTTTTTTACGGCGTGCTGCACGCCATTGGCCCCGGGCACGGCAAATTTATTGTCACAACCTGGCTTAGCACCAATCAGGAAACGCCTCTCGCCGGGCGAATGGTGCCGTTTCTCGGCAGCCTGATGCAGGGCGTGAGCGCCATCATTTTTGTGTTTGTACTGGCGATTGCGCTTAATTTGTCCAGCGGCGATCTCAGCGAAAGCCGCTGGTATGTGGAAAAGATAAGCGCAGTGTTGATTGGCGGATTCGGGGTTTTTATTGTGCTGAAGGCGCTGCGACAGCAGGCCCCGCTGCGGATGCATTCCTTCACGCCGCTAAGCGGTAATGCCAAAACAGTGGACCATCATTCACAGGATGCACATTGTGGCTGTGGGCATAACCACGGCGTCGGCTACGATGCCCGGAACGGTAACTGGCTCACGCACCTGGGTGTCATTCTGGCAATTGGCGCACGCCCCTGTAGCGGGGCCATCATGATTTTGGTGTTTTCGAATGCGTTGGGGTTTATTAGCTGGGGCATTGCCGCCGTAATGACCATGGCGCTCGGCACCGCCCTGTCGATCCTTGGGCTGTCGGTGCTGGTCACCCGTACCCGCGACTCGGTGGGCAAACTCTGGCTTTCGCGAACGCCGGCTCAGGTTCGCCTGATAACCACCGGGCTGAAAGTGATTGGCGGCTTGCTGATCGTACTTTTTGCCGTGGTGCTGTTTACCACTACTATTCCCGTTAGCGCCAACGGCGACTTCATCGCGGCGGGCTGCTAGCGCGGAATCGATTAGAACAGCGAGAACAACAGCGCGACCGGGAAACTCATCGGCCAGGTGGCGCCAATCAGCACCGAACAAAGCAGCTTAATACGTTTGGAGTCTTTGGCGAGCAGCCAGGTGATCCCGGCGCAGATCAACGCCATTACGGCGTAAAAAACCAGCATGTGTTGATAAAGCGTCATACAAGACATTACTACTTGTTAAAAAATTTTGCAGAATATGCTCTTTTTTATGACGCAGATCAAGTTTAGAAACTTTATTTACTCAGTAATAACTGACTTCCGTCGTCACCTGCTGGCGCTGGGTTTGCTGCGTTTTTCCGATACCGGTCACCAGCGTTATGTCGCAGGCAATAGGCGATAACTGCTCGTCATAGCGGCAGTGGCTTTCCGCCGTCAGAAACGGCGTTCTCATTGTTTCAGTCACCAGCTTGTAGTCGAACGGACGGTGCGCCGGATCCTCGTAGCTCACTTTAGTTTGCGAGGCCACTTTGTCACTCATGTAAAAGTCAACCTGACGGGGAAGCCCGTTGGCATCGTACTCGTGGTGAGCGATACGCTGGCCGCCCGGCATGAAAAAAATATCCTTCAGCAGTCCGTTCGGCCAGTAGGCATACTTCACTTCTCCCAGCTCATCTTTTCTCTTTTTCACCAGGCACTTTTCATCAAGCTTGAGGGATAAGGGTTTACCGTTTTGAGTCCCTGTCAGCGCGTTACCTTCGCGGTGAAGCTGCAGCACCATTTTTTGCGCCGAGTCCCTGATATCGAGGCTGGTCACGCACCCGGCGCTATCTACCTTCAGCCGGTTCTCATAATTTATTTCCCCTGACGGGTGCTTCATTACGGTATGCATTTCGCGCACATTTCCCGCCGGCGCATTGAAATCAAACATCGTCGCCAGGTTGGCTATCACCGGATTTCTTGTCGGCTGGGCATAAGAGAAGGAACAGAAAAGGAGTGGCATTACCAACAATGTGGTTCTTGTTAACGTCATACATCATCCTTGAAAGCAGGCACAACAATGTGCCGGCAAGCAGCAGAAAATAAAAAGATTAATCCTGGGGTTTAACGCGACACTCTACGCGATCTGCCTGACAAAACCCACCGAAGTGGGTTTTCAGGGCACTTACAGCTTAGGAATGATCAGCACCTGTCCGGGGTAAATTTTGTCCGGATGGCTGAGCATCGGTTTATTCGCTTCAAAGATGGTGTTGTACTTGTTGGCATCCCCGTAGACATGTTTAGAGATGGCGCTCAGCGTGTCGCCGGATTTCACCGTGTAATAAGTCGCCTCCTGCGCCGCATCCGTTACCTGAATATTATTTTCAACGCTGCTGATCCCGGCCACGTTACCCACCGCGACCTGAATTTTTTCTTTCAGCGCCTGGGTCAACCCATCTCCCCCGGTGATAACCGCTTTGCCGTTTTCTACGGTGACATTTACTTTATCGGCACCGGGAATGCCGC
This Klebsiella michiganensis DNA region includes the following protein-coding sequences:
- a CDS encoding pyridoxal-5'-phosphate-dependent protein, with product MKNVNDFERITLGFFPTPLEALPRLSETLGLRVKIKRDDYSGFGGGGNKVRKLEYLMAEACREGVKVVITTGGHQSNHARMVAAAARKFGMKPVLVLRGDEPQTYQGNLLLDKLFGAELQFLDPEGYFTQIEGAMQAHADAAAARGEKPMIIPLGGATALGALGYVRAVEEMDAQLRAAGEPAPDVIIAPTGSGGTLAGLYVGARRYWPKTQIIGVSVSAKADWFQTRISAMADDCARLLDWDQSWEPQDILIEDGFVGSAYGVPSEGGIEAIYQVAQQEGVLLDPVYTGKAMHGLITLAKAGRIAADSSVIFMHCGGSPALYPFAQKILEH
- a CDS encoding sulfurtransferase, with the protein product MLINANELKKRLAGGEAFALIDVREQEAWESASLPGAVSLNVYDYFVADSTPKGYAAMAGAFVHAWQQLQIANGATPVFFEQTLGMRSPRGLWFLWFALGKEGLILDGGLEAWVAIGGKLAPGQGLAAIVSEAGAPERQPALPQLAATRAETIDADPGTTLRLDARRPAEYDGSFVHECCARAGRIPGSTLMFWEDVVEHGRFKSAEALASLAAEAGFTPSKRVIIWCHRGARAATVLVALKLAGYQDVAVYVGSWHEWASHPELPLLCGK
- a CDS encoding ornithine cyclodeaminase translates to MQILNRQQVACLGGNDPVQALQDIEDTVRLLRRGEAVMPAETHVNLDTPLGKVYALPARVGGRFNATGVKWTAHRPRANDGYPQAMATTLLNRADNGLPIGLVESGSLTATRTAAVSALALKLAAPRRPARILLLGAGVQARAHLEMLAAHFPDLEMVYCWNKTPEPVADMLSHADELPWPVTQFETLSDALRQHWDALITCTSASEPFLRPGIWRAGTMVLQIGYHEVAFETIAAADKVVVDSWGDFKLTSAKSLFQMYRAGLFDEQNVAADVTNLLVDGWRPAETDKVYFSSFGLNVFDIALAARVLRAAAEQGKGSNLPFGWEAADAD
- a CDS encoding peptidoglycan-binding protein: MGLFDFVKDAGAKLWDSLKGNEGEQGSKLEEHLKNSGIPGADKVNVTVENGKAVITGGDGLTQALKEKIQVAVGNVAGISSVENNIQVTDAAQEATYYTVKSGDTLSAISKHVYGDANKYNTIFEANKPMLSHPDKIYPGQVLIIPKL
- a CDS encoding nickel transporter, whose translation is MTTQILPRRWALPAGLLALLLSVLALVFISHHWSAFIQWCLSVQISLHRYLVFYLLQINNHQYSGGVWLLIGSFFYGVLHAIGPGHGKFIVTTWLSTNQETPLAGRMVPFLGSLMQGVSAIIFVFVLAIALNLSSGDLSESRWYVEKISAVLIGGFGVFIVLKALRQQAPLRMHSFTPLSGNAKTVDHHSQDAHCGCGHNHGVGYDARNGNWLTHLGVILAIGARPCSGAIMILVFSNALGFISWGIAAVMTMALGTALSILGLSVLVTRTRDSVGKLWLSRTPAQVRLITTGLKVIGGLLIVLFAVVLFTTTIPVSANGDFIAAGC
- a CDS encoding peptidase M20; amino-acid sequence: MKSLDATLDLLHQLTPFRSVAGNIDQQRYLAQWLEHWLIEETDAEVLYPVSQQLQDSAPPLVHVRIDIGSPRTLVLYNMYDVMPAEEDGWEVDPFTGGLRHWSDKGDVFISRGAENNKGPLAGMLMVVRDLYHSGRLHTNIEILLEGEEEIGSGNLRRYLARRPCPVSPAEAVLFPSLCEYGGGAPRIYLGFTGRSGGRLVVKGGSWGGPKAAIHASNAAWIDNPVWRLVQALSTLAPPHANGVLETGELDEEASSILDNLALEFNLADELTFRRSEKYAISGDSFSNLAYLLGSAVLSVSEIASLPRGAQGVIPPEAFADLVLRTPPVVDGERLMRRIKEQLASPALAGAVLEPGDSYPGYRFSIDDAGVLELMASYHQQQAKPQIWPWAPGCAPAYAFAPVAPAFLIGGLGYGGNAHGVNEFVTLRGLQRYQQSINDWLLAF